A DNA window from Vanessa cardui chromosome 16, ilVanCard2.1, whole genome shotgun sequence contains the following coding sequences:
- the LOC124536241 gene encoding maternal protein tudor-like isoform X1 encodes MALPAEAQRSFRLYVTHVDGDGLFLKISGQLDQQSSLMVESLFETARSNLEQGVGVVPPTAIHEGVICAAKYKDGTYYRAKIINVTNLATGLVGVHFIDYGNKDIISLSTIRFLDSYDPMFLQLRGQATDYYLSRVMHPSGRWDEPLLLKLQSLLCYAEYPATVEAQTMSLPIISIQFKGNDLSTHLVSKRFGVALPVPKQEVLLLQMADNQHGTSWSPTLLTDTSPFTEHVPFLINQNFPNPASAMRLNQNVTVPFNGAPANSGVGQRLLVNRASRNMVNLRAPVRQLQNAQTSGPLALPTTPQSASTIANKPLSPKKSITYKSRLLEVNSQHKVFVSFAEEGPELFAVQLVSDAKKLQDMMDDINRRPHSSLAEPPMIGTVCLGRMSGDRIICRAIVMNLSGSQCKLFFVDFGDTEMVSYYDIFDIPEEFVKPNVFAMRFCLSGVKKLEKSPHLNEAFKQLVNGKVLTLRVVPPEGPPLIQYGELFLDNKSVIDLLMANMKDKLQFKWMEMLPLGSKQSVLVSYVDSCIKFYVQLSDKIDDLKAVMGAVKHHCENTSSPGELTVGSVCCARFPDDDNWYRAMVMETSGNKVVVAYVDYGNEQQVDISDLRTITPELTRLPAQAMKCALKGFENRPIETKTSNQLEMLALEKTLMAHIGGVLSNDTMLVTLIDDTVTPPLDVARKMNQLSQPRSNTIEAKVTTPVRKDAPEQFSSPESSVPDDSRKRSFKREKSFKDERRRDGEEFSQRGSSFRGRDQKEGFERSSAGRHSEKYGSKPERGERRGPPRPRENNAPASTNNEDDWEENAQTMPPPARPNRDNARERRKPRTELQDKRGAWKKEGSGVGKRLRQAAEAASLDAQAHAHAAQQRATSIQDRLKRDNRFNQDENHRNDDRGNRNFRPERRDNRGERRDNWGDKKDNWNQKRDNRNERGERHDRGERHERGERVGRSNFSPRERAERNDRSFASDGDKRSERSFRSQDSGRERNGRAPPYKPRGKFTQVQYKELTKPLPLETPFIEPSVEIGSQHEVSVTWIISPENFYTQILSLQPKFLEMMHMIPELYKGVKSYSGNVPVGASVLARYPSDGVLYRATIVSVQPFSKFIVRYVDFGNKQLVDAKDIWQMEEQLMELPKMAVHCSLSGVGPKDGDWKADPEIDLCFNAPRYQCVFQDCVEDQYKVSLWNNGVSVADLLVEKQLAVMSENQSSVTLKDEAIDLTIIVGQQILCRVTHVESYDKFFVQLDLDKADLVESAIASFDEAKLTPLTAESLLDGVHCTVKHDNKVYRAILNDVSDTNNIVAVLPDYGNSITTTLDKLMILPTELSVYYYQSLQCCLNNYTKDSKTLMSLDELKKKLTGNKFIIFVNNVEEISLISTLYDGLTGHKIAIFEPDDGAYDEVVPLCTRAVFNYNFGNAYLSHIENLNEFYLQKSSDGDKIAQLLEDLYKFYEEGTPEALTEFEVDALCAAKSSDGNWYRGTILSSSETEVKVQFPDYGNSETVPKESLKKLDSKFFEPCSLALVASLGLVSLQDDTISKLLEWTTEKEIQVTLAFGNDGWLANLHLDGVDLSIKLINEKLAAPQIVSDETPDEPTTEVPVEEPISLPEGCTQVYISHIDTPGHFWLQMLNKVDKIEEIQAELQGNADSYTDIETREMGTLCVAKYLADDQWYRAEILDSDSDITTIRFIDYGNTDVLDNQPGLLKNIPEHLKEIERYAIKSSVNAIPTGTGQWSEPASDYFTQLVGDVSSPVDALIVLKDVTTYVDIFVNGQNVTDKLVSEGHATRSEETECGDLPSCFASHVNSPSEFWIQLETAAPELQSMEAAMIDAENFPELTEKEEGVLCAAKYPEDGAWYRAQVIVDGSEGTEVLFMDYGNASIANELRSLPDELKVKPALSRKCALQKPRDVKTWSRKSEIKFNDLAAEGATIFNVQFIASGDISIVELYLEGKSVTEELVGLCEEHPASERPTPVGQDLNADGKICYVNSLDEFYVHLDDSLSNLDKITEKLREGEEFEPITELKVGSICAAFWDEDGQWYRSRILEFCDTGYHVQFIDYGNKAKCEKFRQLPEDIAIIEPLGKCCRLAGFTDDVSNESAKSKLDDLVAELVTFQIEFLDSLKEPSLVRLLLNGTDLSSVLKSDSPDIGDEADLADEKAINAPSSQNHSDELNSSQQDLNESISSSNTVIENKSYEEEKDNLNESITSNESSKNQTLTSEKNISTDTLESSNEASTIPEKVDTSVALTTDTNNIDEEGQDKISKDAASPEKKLESKDDQKVE; translated from the exons ATGGCTCTACCTGCAGAAGCTCAAAGATCTTTCAGACTTTACGTGACCCATGTGGATGGTGATGGTCTTTTTCTGAAGATAAGTGGTCAGCTAGATCAACAGTCTTCGCTGATGGTTGAAAGCTTGTTTGAAACCGCTCGAAGTAATTTAGAACAGGGCGTAGGAGTGGTGCCACCGACAGCTATCCACGAAGGTGTAATTTGTGCCGCCAAGTATAAAGATGGAACCTATTATAGagcaaaaattattaatgtgaCGAATCTCGCTACCGGCTTAGTTGGAGTGCACTTTATTGATTACGGTAACAAAGACATTATTTCATTAAGTACTATACGCTTCTTAGATAGTTATGATCCTATGTTTTTACAATTACGCGGCCAAGCCACGGATTACTATTTGTCTCGTGTCATGCATCCGTCAGGAAGATGGGACGAACCTTTACTTCTAAAACTTCAGAGTTTGCTCTGCTACGCTGAATACCCTGCGACAGTCGAGGCTCAAACAATGTCATTACCAATTATATCAATACAGTTTAAGGGGAATGATTTATCGACACATCTAGTATCAAAAAGATTTGGAGTTGCATTACCAGTACCCAAACAAGAAGTTCTGCTATTACAAATGGCTGACAATCAGCATGGAACGAGCTGGTCACCAACATTGTTAACTGACACCTCACCTTTTACAGAACATGTACCATTCTTAATTAATCAAAACTTCCCTAACCCTGCATCTGCCATGCGTCTGAATCAAAATGTAACAGTACCATTTAATGGTGCCCCTGCTAACTCTGGGGTGGGCCAGAGATTACTAGTCAACAGAGCATCTAGGAACATGGTGAATCTAAGAGCCCCAGTACGTCAACTACAAAATGCTCAAACTTCAGGTCCATTAGCTTTACCTACTACACCACAATCAGCATCTACAATAGCAAACAAACCACTGTCTCCTAAAAAATCTATAACTTACAAGAGTAGACTACTTGAAGTTAATTCACAGCACAAAGTATTTGTATCATTTGCTGAAGAAGGTCCTGAGCTATTTGCAGTTCAACTCGTATCAGACGCAAAGAAATTGCAAGATATGATGGATGATATAAACAGAAGGCCACACAGTAGCCTCGCAGAGCCTCCTATGATTGGAACAGTATGTCTTGGTAGGATGTCTGGAGATCGTATAATTTGCAGAGCAATTGTGATGAATTTGTCTGGATCTCAGTGTAAATTATTCTTCGTGGACTTTGGAGACACAGAAATGGTGTCATACtatgatatttttgatattcCTGAGGAGTTTGTTAAGCCAAATGTTTTTGCTATGCGTTTTTGTTTATCTGGTGTGAAGAAGTTAGAGAAGAGCCCGCATTTGAATGAGGCATTTAAGCAACTAGTTAATGGTAAGGTTTTGACTTTAAGAGTAGTGCCACCAGAAGGACCACCTCTGATTCAGTATGGAGAGCTGTTTTTGGACAATAAAAGTGTAATAGACTTGTTAATGGCAAATATGAAAGATAAGTTGCAATTTAAGTGGATGGAGATGCTGCCGTTAGGGAGTAAACAATCAGTATTAGTGTCATATGTAGATAGTTGTATTAAATTCTATGTACAATTGTCTGACAAAATCGACGATCTTAAGGCTGTCATGGGTGCAGTTAAACATCACTGTGAAAATACTTCATCTCCAGGAGAGCTAACTGTAGGTTCTGTATGCTGTGCAAGGTTTCCTGATGACGATAACTGGTACAGAGCAATGGTTATGGAGACTTCCGGGAACAAAGTTGTTGTTGCATATGTTGACTATGGTAATGAGCAACAAGTCGACATCTCAGACTTGAGAACAATTACACCAGAGCTGACGAGACTGCCTGCGCAAGCCATGAAATGTGCATTAAAA ggGTTTGAAAACAGACCGATAGAAACAAAGACATCGAACCAATTGGAAATGTTAGCCTTAGAGAAAACTCTAATGGCGCACATAGGTGGTGTTTTGTCCAATGACACTATGCTTGTCACATTAATTGATGACACTGTTACACCACCACTGGATGTGGCTAGAAAAATGAACCAGCTGTCTCAACCCAGAAGCAACACAATTGAg GCCAAAGTGACAACACCGGTACGTAAAGATGCTCCAGAACAATTCAGTTCTCCGGAGAGTAGTGTTCCTGATGATAGTAGGAAGAGAAGTTTCAAGCGCGAAAAGAGCTTCAAAGATGAGAGACGCAGGGATGGAGAGGAATTCAGTCAAAGAGGAAGCAGCTTCCGTGGACG AGATCAAAAGGAGGGCTTCGAGAGATCAAGCGCTGGACGTCACAGTGAAAAATACGGTTCGAAGCCCGAAAGAGGCGAGAG ACGTGGTCCACCGAGACCCCGAGAAAACAACGCCCCGGCTTCTACGAATAACGAAGATGACTGGGAAGAAAACGCTCAGACCATGCCTCCTCCAGCTAGGCCCAACAGGGACAACGCCAGGGAAAG AAGAAAACCTAGGACAGAGCTTCAAGATAAAAGAGGTGCGTGGAAGAAGGAAGGAAGTGGCGTCGGCAAACGACTCAGGCAGGCCGCCGAGGCCGCCTCGCTAGATGCGCAGGCGCATGCGCACGCCGCGCAACAAAGGGCCACCTCTATACAGGACCGACTGAAACG TGATAATAGATTCAATCAAGATGAGAACCATAGGAATGACGATCGCGGCAATAGAAACTTTAGACCCGAGAGAAGGGACAATCGAGGCGAAAGGCGCGATAACTGGGGTGACAAGAAAGACAACTGGAACCAAAAGCGAGACAATAGAAATGAAAGAGGAGAAAGGCACGACAGGGGCGAGAGACATGAGAGAGGAGAGCGAGTTGGCAGAAGTAATTTCTCGCCACGAGAGCGAGCGGAGAGAAATGACCGTTCGTTTGCGTCCGACGGCGACAAGAGATCAGAAAGGAGCTTCCGGTCTCAAGATAGCGGGAGGGAACGTAACGGCCGAGCACCGCCATACAAACCTCGCGGCAAGTTCACTCAAGTCCAATACAAAGAATTAACCAAGCCGCTCCCACTGGAGACACCGTTTATTGAGCCGTCCGTCGAAATAGGGTCACAGCACGAAGTTTCCGTCACGTGGATAATATCACCAGAGAACTTTTACACACAGATATTATCGTTACAACCCAAATTTTTAGAAATGATGCACATGATTCCCGAGTTATATAAAGGAGTTAAGTCGTATTCTGGAAACGTCCCAGTCGGTGCTTCGGTATTAGCCCGATACCCGTCGGATGGTGTACTGTATAGAGCGACAATAGTATCAGTCCAGCCATTCTCAAAGTTCATAGTTCGCTATGTTGACTTTGGTAACAAGCAACTCGTGGATGCAAAAGATATTTGGCAAATGGAAGAACAACTGATGGAGCTTCCAAAGATGGCTGTTCATTGTTCCCTGTCTGGTGTAGGCCCCAAGGATGGCGATTGGAAGGCAGACCCAGAAATAGATCTCTGTTTCAATGCCCCACGTTACCAGTGCGTGTTCCAAGATTGTGTAGAAGATCAGTACAAGGTATCTCTATGGAACAATGGCGTTAGTGTAGCCGACCTACTCGTTGAAAAGCAGCTGGCTGTTATGTCGGAAAATCAATCGTCAGTCACGTTGAAAG ATGAGGCAATCGACTTGACAATAATTGTTGGGCAACAAATACTATGCAGAGTGACACACGTGGAATCGTATGATAAATTTTTCGTTCAATTGGATTTGGATAAAGCTGATTTGGTTGAAAGCGCCATAGCCAGCTTCGATGAGGCTAAG TTAACGCCGCTGACTGCTGAGAGCCTTCTAGATGGAGTCCATTGTACAGTTAAGCACGACAATAAAGTATACCGCGCAATACTTAACGATGTCTCCGATACCAACAATATTGTAGCTGTTTTACCAGATTACGGAAATTCCATTACTACCACTTTGGataag CTAATGATACTGCCGACGGAACTGAGTGTTTACTATTATCAATCTTTACAATGCTgtctaaataattatacaaaggaCTCGAAGACTTTAATGTCTCTCGATGAACTCAAGAAAAAACTGACCGGAAAcaagtttataatattcgttAATAATGTTGAAGAGATCtc GTTGATTTCAACATTGTATGACGGATTAACTGGTCATAAGATAGCAATATTCGAGCCGGATGATGGAGCTTATGATGAGGTCGTGCCCCTGTGTACGAGAGCCGTGTTCAATTACAATTTCGGAAACGCCTATTTGTCACACATAGAAAATCTTAACgaattttatttgcaaaaatcATCCGATGGTGATAAGATTGCTCAACTCCTAGAAGATTTATACAAATTCTATGAAGAAG gTACACCTGAGGCTTTAACTGAATTTGAAGTAGATGCATTGTGCGCAGCCAAGTCTTCTGACGGTAACTGGTATAGAGGAACGATACTTAGCTCATCTGAGACTGAAGTGAAAGTCCAATTCCCAGACTATGGTAACTCTGAAACGGTGCCTAAAGAATCGCTCAAAAAACTCGATTCTAAATTCTTTGAACCATGTTCTTTAGCTCTAGTCGCCAGCTTGGGTCTTGTGTCACTACAGGACGATACTATTAGTAAACTACTAGAATGGACGACTGAAAAAGAAATTCAGGTCACTCTTGCATTTGGTAATGATGGCTGGCTTGCCAATCTACACTTAGACGGTGTCGATCTTtctataaaactaataaatgaaaagttaGCTGCCCCTCAGATAGTTTCTGATGAAACTCCCGATGAACCAACAACCGAAGTTCCTGTCGAAGAGCCAATTTCATTGCCGGAAGGTTGTACACAAGTTTACATTAGTCATATTGATACACCTGGACACTTTTGGttacaaatgttaaataaagTAGACAAAATAGAAGAAATCCAAGCAGAATTGCAAGGTAATGCAGATAGTTATACGGATATTGAAACCAGAGAAATGGGCACATTGTGTGTTGCTAAATATTTAGCAGATGATCAATGGTATCGAGCGGAGATTCTCGATTCAGATTCGGATATAACAACAATTCGTTTTATTGACTATGGTAACACTGATGTTTTAGATAATCAACCCggattacttaaaaatatccCAGAACATTTAAAGGAAATCGAACGATATGCCATTAAGTCCAGTGTAAATGCGATACCGACAGGAACAGGGCAATGGTCGGAGCCGGCATCCGATTACTTTACACAACTTGTTGGAGATGTATCGTCGCCTGTAGATGCATTGATCGTTCTTAAAGATGTCACAACATATGTTGACATATTCGTAAATGGCCAAAACGTAACCGATAAATTAGTTTCAGAAGGCCATGCTACTAGATCCGAGGAAACGGAATGCGGTGATTTACCTTCTTGTTTCGCTAGTCATGTTAACTCTCCGTCCGAATTCTGGATTCAACTTGAAACTGCGGCTCCAGAATTACAATCAATGGAGGCAGCAATGATTGATGCCGAAAACTTCCCCGAACTCACTGAAAAGGAAGAAGGCGTTTTGTGTGCGGCTAAATATCCTGAAGATGGTGCCTGGTACAGGGCACAAGTCATTGTTGACGGTTCTGAAGGCACAGAAGTGCTATTCATGGATTACGGAAATGCATCAATTGCAAACGAATTACGCAGTCTTCCAGATGAACTGAAAGTTAAGCCGGCTCTTTCTAGAAAGTGTGCTCTACAAAAGCCTCGTGATGTTAAAACTTGGTCACGCAAATCCGAGATCAAATTTAATGATTTGGCTGCCGAAGGAGCCACTATTTTTAATGTACAGTTCATTGCCTCGGGTGATATTTCTATAGTAGAACTTTATCTGGAGGGGAAATCTGTTACAGAGGAGCTGGTTGGACTCTGTGAAGAACACCCAGCCTCTGAAAGACCTACTCCTGTAGGACAAGACTTGAATGCTGATGGAAAAATTTGTTATGTTAATTCCTTAGATGAGTTTTACGTGCATTTAGATGACTCTTTATCCAATCTCGATAAAATCACAGAGAAATTAAGGGAAGGTGAGGAATTCGAACCTATTACGGAGCTCAAAGTGGGCTCTATATGTGCTGCTTTCTGGGATGAAGACGGACAATGGTACAGGTCTAGGATCTTAGAGTTTTGTGACACAGGGTATCACGTGCAATTTATTGACTACGGCAATAAAGCTAAATGTGAAAAATTCAGACAATTACCCGAGGATATTGCAATAATAGAGCCATTAGGCAAATGTTGCCGTCTAGCTGGATTTACTGATGATGTTTCAAATGAATCAGCTAAATCTAAACTCGACGATTTAGTTGCTGAGCTTGTAACATTCCAAATAGAATTTTTAGATAGCCTTAAAGAACCATCTCTAGTAAGACTATTATTAAATGGTACAGATCTAAGCTCTGTACTTAAAAGTGATTCACCAGATATCGGCGACGAAGCCGATCTAGCAGATGAAAAAGCAATTAATGCACCTAGCAGCCAGAATCATTCCGATGAATTAAATTCATCGCAGCAAGACTTGAACGAAAGCATAAGTAGCAGTAATAcagtaatagaaaacaaatcataCGAAGAAGAGAAAGACAACTTAAATGAGAGTATTACGTCCAATGAATCTAGCAAGAATCAAACGCTAACATctgagaaaaatatttcaacagaTACTCTTGAAAGTTCTAATGAGGCATCAACAATACCTGAAAAGGTAGATACTTCAGTAGCTTTGACTACAGATACGAACAATATTGATGAAGAAGGTCAAGATAAAATAAGCAAAGATGCAGCCTCTCctgaaaaaaaattggaatcAAAGGATGATCAAAAAGttgaataa